In the Gloeocapsa sp. PCC 73106 genome, TAAAATTTAGCGAGTGTGGAAGTGGGTGATATAATCGAACTGGGGGTAAATTGTGTTAAAAATATAGATTATGTCAGAAAAACTAACTAATAAACCTTTAGTTGAAGCTATTTTTGAAATAAATTGGCATTTTTCCCTTTCTGAAGATAGCTTGACTAGTTTAAACTATCAAAGACTGGTAGGTAGTTTTTTTGAAAAAATTCAGCATGATTATCCCATCTATCAACCAATATCAAATAGTTTAGAGGTTATTCCTGAAAAAATACAGCATCGTTTTTGTAAAGATAATAATGAAGATCCTATTCTACAATTAGGGTTAGGAATATTTACTATTAACTCTCCTAGTTATTCAGAATGGCATGATTTTAAAATTGAAATACTCAAGTATATTGATATTTTTAATTTATCTCAGTTAAACTTAAACTTAAGTATTAAATCAATAGCTCTTAGATATATCGACCTATTTAATATTAATCTTGTTCAAGAAAATATCCAAGAGTTTTTAGCACAGAAACTTAAAACCACCATCAAAATAGAATCGAGTTTATTTAAAAATCAAAGAGTAAAAAACTTACCTCAAGCTTTTAAACTTAAATTAATATTCCCCTGCGAGAATCCTCAAGGAATGATGCACTTCAATTTAGCTAAAGGTCACCGCTCCGAACAGGATATTATTATTTGCGATTATGGAATTCAATCTCAGTCAGATGATTTAAGTTTATTTAGAAAATCACCAGAACAATGGTTAGATGAGTCTCATACCGTGGCTCATGATTGGTTTTTCGCTCTAGTTGAAGGAGAATTATTGGAGAATTTCCGATGACTAGTTTATTGCTGGAATCAACATTAGATAAAAACCTGGAAGTAGATGACAATTTAGATACTTCTACTTTACTCAATACGGCGGTAAAAACTATTGAGATGAGGAAAACACCCCCTTTGTTTGACTCCCAACAATGGGAAGCAGATATGAAAATAC is a window encoding:
- a CDS encoding TIGR04255 family protein, translated to MSEKLTNKPLVEAIFEINWHFSLSEDSLTSLNYQRLVGSFFEKIQHDYPIYQPISNSLEVIPEKIQHRFCKDNNEDPILQLGLGIFTINSPSYSEWHDFKIEILKYIDIFNLSQLNLNLSIKSIALRYIDLFNINLVQENIQEFLAQKLKTTIKIESSLFKNQRVKNLPQAFKLKLIFPCENPQGMMHFNLAKGHRSEQDIIICDYGIQSQSDDLSLFRKSPEQWLDESHTVAHDWFFALVEGELLENFR